The Medicago truncatula cultivar Jemalong A17 chromosome 4, MtrunA17r5.0-ANR, whole genome shotgun sequence genome includes a region encoding these proteins:
- the LOC120575731 gene encoding DEAD-box ATP-dependent RNA helicase 58, chloroplastic isoform X2, whose product MQVTKVARILAAKPTGVEGEQRSCTIMALLDGGTLRRHKSWFKAEPPAIVVATVESLCQMLERQLFSLGNLRVLVVDEVDFIFNSSKQVSSLRKILTSYSSCNNRQTVFASASIPQHNQFLNEAVQQKWTKRDVIHIHVSPVEPMPSRLSHRFIVCDIKRKLQTLLSLIQSDAPESGIIFVSEQSEKSKKAGNSPSTSLVIDFLKTSYHGSLDILLLEDDMNFNSRAASLLEVRKGGGYLLVATDVAARGVDFPEMTHIYNYDLPKTAIDYLHRAGRTCRKPFSDVNCTVTSIIVSQERFVLQRYENELSFVCTELIP is encoded by the exons ATGCAA GTTACCAAGGTTGCTAGGATACTGGCGGCAAAGCCAACAGGAGTTGAAGGGGAGCAGAGATCATGTACCATCATGGCTCTGTTAGATGGAGGAACATTGAGAAGGCACAAGAGTTGGTTTAAG GCTGAGCCTCCAGCAATAGTAGTTGCAACAGTGGAGAGTTTGTGCCAAATGCTTGAAAGACAACTTTTTTCGCTTGGAAACTTGCGGGTGTTGGTTGTTGATGAG GTTGACTTCATTTTCAATTCTTCAAAGCAAGTGAGTTCTCTCCGGAAGATTTTGACCTCATATTCGTCTTGTAATAACCGTCAGACAGTTTTTGCCAGTGCATCTATACCACAGCACAATCAATTTCTTAACGAAGCTGTGCAGCAGAAATGGACTAAG AGGGATGTGATCCATATTCACGTTAGTCCGGTGGAGCCCATGCCGTCTCGTCTATCTCATAGATTTATA GTATGTgatataaaaagaaaactacAAACCCTGTTATCCTTGATACAATCCGATGCTCCCGAGTCTGGCATTATATTTGTTAGTGAGCAG TCTGAGAAGTCGAAAAAGGCTGGTAATTCTCCATCCACGTCCCTTGTGATTGACTTTCTAAAAACATCATATCATGGTTCTTTAGATATCCTCCTCCTCGAAGATGACATGAATTTCAATTCACGAGCAGCTTCTCTGTTG gaGGTTAGGAAAGGTGGCGGCTATCTTCTAGTAGCAACAGATGTAGCAGCTAGAGGAGTTGACTTTCCAGAAATGACTCACATATACAACTATGATCTGCCAAAAACTGCCATAGATTATCTTCATCGAGCAGGGAGGACCTGTAGAAAACCCTTTTCTGATGTGAATTGTACTGTCACCAGCATTATAGTCTCGCAGGAGCGGTTTGTTCTGCAGAGATATGAAAATGAGTTGAGTTTTGTCTGTACAGAGCTTATTCCATAA
- the LOC120575731 gene encoding DEAD-box ATP-dependent RNA helicase 58, chloroplastic isoform X1 — MDTRTLSVSHLLLPLRVLPSSQNQTFSFSSSSSSSSSSSSSTNINHHRVTTTTTTPLAIANPTSAIIPPTADDDTVPITLRQLCQSHVPDQLLQRMEEVGYVMPTPVQKQALPRLFSGRDCILHAQTGSGKTLAYLLLIYSIISTRKSSFQALVLVPTRELGMQVTKVARILAAKPTGVEGEQRSCTIMALLDGGTLRRHKSWFKAEPPAIVVATVESLCQMLERQLFSLGNLRVLVVDEVDFIFNSSKQVSSLRKILTSYSSCNNRQTVFASASIPQHNQFLNEAVQQKWTKRDVIHIHVSPVEPMPSRLSHRFIVCDIKRKLQTLLSLIQSDAPESGIIFVSEQSEKSKKAGNSPSTSLVIDFLKTSYHGSLDILLLEDDMNFNSRAASLLEVRKGGGYLLVATDVAARGVDFPEMTHIYNYDLPKTAIDYLHRAGRTCRKPFSDVNCTVTSIIVSQERFVLQRYENELSFVCTELIP; from the exons ATGGACACTCGAACTCTATCAGTCtcacatcttcttcttcctcttcgtGTTCTTCCTTCATCTCAAAACCaaaccttttctttttcttcttcttcttcttcttcttcttcttcttcctcttctacTAACATTAACCACCACCGcgtcacaacaacaacaacaactccaCTAGCCATTGCCAATCCTACTTCTGCCATCATTCCTCCTACTGCAGACGATGATACAGTCCCCATCACTCTCAGACAATTATGTCAATCTCATGTTCCCGACCAATTACTCCAAAG GATGGAAGAAGTTGGATATGTCATGCCTACACCGGTCCAGAAACAAGCATTGCCTCGTCTTTTCTCAGGCCGTGATTGCATACTTCATGCTCAG ACAGGTTCTGGGAAGACACTTGCATACTTGCTATTGATCTATTCCATCATCAGcactagaaaatcttctttTCAAGCACTGGTTTTGGTGCCAACCCGTGAACTTGGCATGCAA GTTACCAAGGTTGCTAGGATACTGGCGGCAAAGCCAACAGGAGTTGAAGGGGAGCAGAGATCATGTACCATCATGGCTCTGTTAGATGGAGGAACATTGAGAAGGCACAAGAGTTGGTTTAAG GCTGAGCCTCCAGCAATAGTAGTTGCAACAGTGGAGAGTTTGTGCCAAATGCTTGAAAGACAACTTTTTTCGCTTGGAAACTTGCGGGTGTTGGTTGTTGATGAG GTTGACTTCATTTTCAATTCTTCAAAGCAAGTGAGTTCTCTCCGGAAGATTTTGACCTCATATTCGTCTTGTAATAACCGTCAGACAGTTTTTGCCAGTGCATCTATACCACAGCACAATCAATTTCTTAACGAAGCTGTGCAGCAGAAATGGACTAAG AGGGATGTGATCCATATTCACGTTAGTCCGGTGGAGCCCATGCCGTCTCGTCTATCTCATAGATTTATA GTATGTgatataaaaagaaaactacAAACCCTGTTATCCTTGATACAATCCGATGCTCCCGAGTCTGGCATTATATTTGTTAGTGAGCAG TCTGAGAAGTCGAAAAAGGCTGGTAATTCTCCATCCACGTCCCTTGTGATTGACTTTCTAAAAACATCATATCATGGTTCTTTAGATATCCTCCTCCTCGAAGATGACATGAATTTCAATTCACGAGCAGCTTCTCTGTTG gaGGTTAGGAAAGGTGGCGGCTATCTTCTAGTAGCAACAGATGTAGCAGCTAGAGGAGTTGACTTTCCAGAAATGACTCACATATACAACTATGATCTGCCAAAAACTGCCATAGATTATCTTCATCGAGCAGGGAGGACCTGTAGAAAACCCTTTTCTGATGTGAATTGTACTGTCACCAGCATTATAGTCTCGCAGGAGCGGTTTGTTCTGCAGAGATATGAAAATGAGTTGAGTTTTGTCTGTACAGAGCTTATTCCATAA
- the LOC11443131 gene encoding glucose-1-phosphate adenylyltransferase large subunit 3, chloroplastic/amyloplastic — MAVSASGQLMLSSTVQLREPGMVSSRNLKVVKFCNGEMMGRKIELHAATNGCTKNVYRKNISMSLTADVASESKLKNADVEKRDPSTVVAVILGGGAGTRLFPLTKRRAKPAVPIGGAYRLIDVPMSNCINSGINKVYILTQFNSASLNRHIARAYNSGTGVTFGDGYVEVLAATQTPGEQGKKWFQGTADAVRQFHWLFEDPRSKDIEDVLILSGDHLYRMDYMDFVKDHRESGADITLSCLPMDDSRASDFGLMKIDDKGRILSFSEKPKGAELKAMQVDTTVLGLSKDEALEKPYIASMGVYVFKKEILLNLLRWRFPTANDFGSEVIPASAKEFYMKAYLFNDYWEDIGTIRSFFDANLALTEHPSKFSFYDAAKPMYTSRRNLPPSKIDNSKIVDSIISHGSFVNNAFIEHSVVGIRSRINSNVHLKDTMMLGADYYETEAEVAAQLAEGRVPIGIGENTKIKDCIIDKNARIGKNVVIANSEGVQEADRSSEGFYIRSGITVVLKNSTIEDGLVI, encoded by the exons ATGGCAGTCTCTGCCAGTGGTCAGTTAATGCTATCCTCTACAGTTCAGCTACGTGAGCCAGGAATGGTGAGCAGTAGGAACTTGAAGGTTGTGAAGTTTTGTAATGGAGAAATGATGGGACGAAAGATTGAGCTTCATGCTGCTACCAATGGTTGCACTAAGAATGTTTATAGGAAAAATATATCCATGTCTCTCACTGCTGATGTGGCTAGCGAATCCAAG TTGAAAAATGCAGATGTGGAAAAAAGGGATCCAAGTACAGTTGTGGCGGTTATACTTGGTGGAGGAGCTGGAACCCGTCTCTTCCCTTTAACTAAGCGACGAGCAAAGCCTGCt GTTCCAATTGGAGGCGCTTATAGGCTGATTGATGTGCCAATGAGTAACTGCATCAATAGTGGGATCAACAAAGTGTACATTCTCACTCAGTTTAATTCAGCCTCACTCAACAGACATATTGCACGTGCTTACAACTCCGGTACTGGAGTCACTTTCGGAGATGGCTATGTCGAG GTTCTTGCAGCAACTCAAACTCCAGGGGAGCAAGGTAAAAAGTGGTTTCAAGGCACTGCTGATGCTGTACGGCAGTTCCACTGGCTCTTTGAG GATCCCAGGAGCAAGGATATTGAGGATGTTTTGATTCTTTCTGGGGATCACCTCTACCGTATGGACTATATGGACTTTGTTAAA GATCATCGAGAGAGCGGTGCAGATATCACTCTTTCTTGTCTGCCAATGGATGACAG CCGCGCCTCAGATTTTGGTCTAATGAAGATTGATGATAAAGGAAGGATCCTTTCATTTAGTGAAAAGCCTAAAGGAGCAGAGCTCAAAGCAATG CAAGTGGATACAACCGTTCTCGGTCTTTCAAAGGACGAAGCTCTAGAAAAACCATACATTGCTTCAATGGGAGTGTACGTCTTCAAGAAAGAGATACTTCTTAATTTATTAAG atgGCGCTTTCCAACTGCAAATGACTTTGGATCAGAGGTCATTCCTGCCTCAGCTAAAGAATTTTACATGAAG GCTTATCTCTTCAACGATTACTGGGAGGACATAGGTACCATCAGATCATTCTTTGATGCAAATCTAGCCCTCACTGAGCAT CCATCCaagtttagtttttatgatGCCGCAAAACCAATGTACACATCAAGAAGAAACTTACCACCATCGAAGATTGACAATAGCAAG ATCGTTGATTCAATTATATCACATGGAAGCTTCGTGAATAATGCCTTCATAGAGCATAGTGTGGTTGGAATCAGATCAAGAATAAACTCAAATGTTCATTTAAAG GACACAATGATGCTTGGGGCTGATTACTATGAAACTGAGGCAGAAGTGGCAGCACAGTTAGCTGAGGGAAGAGTTCCAATAGGAATAGGAGAAAACACCAAAATCAA AGACTGTATTATTGACAAAAATGCTAGAATTGGAAAGAATGTTGTCATAGCAAACTCAGAG GGAGTACAAGAGGCTGATAGATCATCAGAAGGGTTTTACATCCGTTCCGGCATCACTGTTGTATTGAAAAATTCAACAATTGAAGACGGGCTCGTCATATAA